The following are encoded in a window of Sinomonas cyclohexanicum genomic DNA:
- a CDS encoding glycosyltransferase codes for MSTLSPGGTGAGASAAETAGEARVVAVVVSYNRRELLARSLEALAAGERLPDALVVVDNASTDGSPDYLAGLEFPFAYELVRLDTNTGGAGGFAAGIAAALAHHRPDLLWVMDDDTMPQRDTLAEAVRLWTAYPETDRPAFIASRVVWTDGRDHPMNTMRDRWDASDADRAFAAAHRARVIRSASFVSLFVDADAVRAHGLPVADFFLWNDDFEFTMRLGRHRLALASLDSVVEHHTRIYDSFTVDVGERFRFEVRNKIWTFFRSPALAPAEKVLYGASTVRRWGRMVLGSPRPRVVLRAGLAGLREAVGHAPRPTEEVLEAAGGLPAAPVAAASVAPVLAAPSPEPGLGAEDAAFSVLLPVYAGDSAVRVHRAIRSVTVDQTVGPTELVIVRDGPVGEDIEAVLEEAERSGEYPAVVLRLPSGVGLAEALDAGLDRCRHDIVARMDADDVALPDRFERQLRLLAEGYDIVGSAIAEIGDDESVPLASRPVPASHREIMAQLDLRTPFNHPSVMYRASAVRAAGGYAGAAGMEDYWLWARMLHRGSRGANIPDALVLYRVSDGAYARRGGLRMLEAELRLQRRMLGAGYIGPTTFARNVLVRGAYRMVPTQLRRRTYRRAFTEQPDGTGAVQAPAAPGEAAV; via the coding sequence ATGAGCACACTTTCCCCCGGCGGTACCGGCGCAGGCGCCAGTGCCGCCGAGACGGCTGGCGAGGCGCGCGTCGTCGCCGTCGTCGTCAGCTACAACCGGCGCGAGCTGCTTGCTCGCTCGCTCGAGGCCCTTGCGGCGGGCGAGCGCCTGCCGGACGCGCTCGTCGTCGTCGACAACGCCTCCACCGACGGCTCGCCCGACTACCTCGCGGGCCTCGAGTTCCCGTTCGCGTACGAGCTCGTGCGCCTGGACACCAACACGGGCGGGGCGGGCGGCTTCGCGGCCGGGATCGCCGCCGCCCTCGCCCACCATCGCCCCGATCTCCTGTGGGTCATGGATGACGACACGATGCCCCAGAGGGACACTCTCGCCGAGGCCGTGCGCCTGTGGACCGCATACCCGGAGACGGACCGGCCCGCGTTCATCGCGAGCCGCGTGGTCTGGACCGACGGCCGCGACCATCCGATGAACACGATGCGCGACCGGTGGGACGCGTCCGACGCGGACCGGGCGTTCGCCGCCGCACACCGTGCGCGCGTGATCCGCTCCGCCTCGTTCGTCTCGCTCTTCGTCGACGCCGACGCCGTGCGCGCGCACGGCCTGCCGGTCGCCGACTTCTTCCTGTGGAACGACGACTTCGAGTTCACCATGCGCCTCGGCCGCCACCGGCTCGCGCTCGCGAGCCTCGACTCGGTGGTCGAGCACCACACGCGCATCTACGACTCGTTCACGGTGGACGTCGGGGAGCGATTCCGCTTCGAGGTGCGCAACAAGATCTGGACGTTCTTCCGTTCGCCGGCCCTCGCTCCGGCCGAGAAGGTCCTCTACGGCGCCTCGACGGTGCGCCGATGGGGGCGCATGGTGCTCGGCAGCCCGCGCCCGCGGGTCGTGCTCCGCGCGGGCCTCGCCGGGCTGCGCGAGGCGGTCGGGCACGCGCCGCGGCCCACGGAGGAGGTCCTCGAGGCGGCAGGCGGCCTGCCCGCGGCGCCGGTTGCCGCGGCCAGCGTCGCCCCGGTGCTCGCAGCACCGTCCCCCGAACCCGGTCTGGGCGCGGAGGATGCGGCGTTCTCGGTCCTGCTGCCAGTCTACGCCGGCGACTCGGCGGTGCGTGTGCACCGCGCGATCCGGTCGGTGACGGTGGACCAGACGGTCGGCCCCACCGAGCTGGTCATCGTCCGCGACGGCCCGGTCGGGGAGGACATCGAGGCCGTGCTCGAGGAGGCCGAGCGCTCCGGCGAGTACCCCGCCGTCGTGCTCCGCCTCCCGAGCGGGGTGGGCCTCGCCGAGGCGCTCGACGCGGGCCTGGACCGGTGCCGGCACGACATTGTGGCGCGGATGGATGCGGACGACGTCGCGCTGCCGGACCGCTTCGAGCGGCAGCTGAGGCTCCTGGCCGAGGGCTACGACATCGTGGGCTCGGCGATCGCCGAGATCGGCGACGACGAGTCTGTTCCCCTCGCAAGCCGGCCCGTGCCCGCCTCCCACCGCGAGATCATGGCCCAGCTCGACCTGCGGACGCCGTTCAACCATCCGAGCGTCATGTACCGCGCCTCGGCCGTGCGTGCCGCCGGCGGCTACGCCGGTGCCGCCGGCATGGAGGACTACTGGCTGTGGGCCCGCATGCTGCACCGGGGCAGCCGCGGCGCGAACATCCCGGACGCGCTCGTCCTGTACCGCGTGAGCGACGGGGCGTACGCACGGCGGGGCGGCCTGCGCATGCTGGAGGCGGAGCTCCGCCTCCAGCGCCGCATGCTCGGGGCCGGGTACATCGGCCCGACGACCTTCGCGCGCAACGTCCTCGTGCGCGGCGCGTACCGCATGGTGCCCACCCAGCTGCGCCGCCGCACCTACCGCAGGGCGTTCACCGAGCAGCCCGACGGCACCGGGGCGGTCCAGGCTCCCGCGGCCCCGGGAGAGGCCGCCGTCTAG
- a CDS encoding N5-glutamine methyltransferase family protein, whose translation MSAPAGPGPEAPRPEDLGTALRRAAAVLAEAGCPSPRVDAEILAEHVLARDPSSPLGGGGLGRLRALAITGATAPEGFADAFWELVAERGRRVPLQHLTGTAHFRHLTLAVGPGVFVPRPETEGVVQVALDWIAEHFPGAVAGPGSDTAHDAGHPPSAAGSPRAPRARRAAGPVVVDLGTGSGAIAASIAQEVPGAVVHAVELSELAHAWAARNAALPEVGGRVHLALGDLRTAFRELDGTVDVVVSNPPYIPPEMVPREPEAALHDPEMALYGGADGGLELPLAAAVTAARLLRPGGFFVMEHAEVQAARIAELLAADPAWSGVRSHEDLNGLPRATSAVRA comes from the coding sequence GTGAGCGCACCCGCGGGCCCGGGGCCTGAGGCCCCCCGGCCGGAGGACCTCGGCACTGCCCTGCGCCGCGCCGCCGCGGTCCTGGCCGAGGCCGGCTGCCCGAGCCCCCGCGTGGACGCCGAGATCCTCGCCGAGCACGTGCTCGCGCGCGATCCCTCCTCGCCCCTCGGCGGCGGGGGCCTCGGCCGCCTCCGCGCGCTCGCGATCACCGGTGCGACCGCCCCGGAAGGCTTCGCGGACGCCTTCTGGGAGCTTGTCGCCGAACGCGGCCGCCGCGTCCCGCTCCAGCACCTCACCGGCACCGCCCACTTCCGTCACCTCACGCTCGCGGTGGGCCCGGGCGTCTTCGTGCCCCGGCCCGAGACGGAGGGCGTGGTGCAGGTGGCGCTCGACTGGATCGCGGAGCACTTCCCCGGCGCGGTCGCGGGTCCCGGCTCGGACACCGCGCACGACGCCGGCCACCCGCCCAGCGCCGCCGGCTCACCCCGAGCCCCTCGCGCGCGCCGGGCGGCCGGGCCCGTCGTCGTCGACCTCGGAACGGGATCGGGAGCGATCGCAGCCTCGATCGCGCAGGAGGTGCCCGGCGCCGTCGTGCACGCCGTGGAGCTGTCCGAGCTCGCGCACGCGTGGGCCGCCCGCAATGCCGCTCTGCCCGAGGTGGGCGGCCGCGTGCACCTCGCGCTCGGGGACCTGCGCACCGCGTTCCGCGAACTGGACGGGACCGTGGACGTCGTCGTGTCCAACCCGCCCTACATCCCGCCGGAGATGGTCCCGCGCGAGCCGGAGGCCGCCCTCCATGACCCGGAGATGGCCCTCTACGGCGGGGCCGACGGCGGCCTGGAGCTTCCGCTGGCCGCGGCGGTGACTGCCGCGCGGCTCCTGCGCCCGGGCGGGTTCTTCGTCATGGAGCACGCGGAAGTGCAGGCCGCCCGCATCGCCGAGCTCTTGGCGGCGGACCCGGCGTGGTCCGGCGTGCGCTCACACGAGGACCTCAACGGGCTCCCGCGGGCCACGAGCGCGGTCCGCGCGTGA
- the rho gene encoding transcription termination factor Rho codes for MTQTTELNPAVESSSASESKGIAGLKLAQLQALASQLGITGGSRMRKGDLVAAITAHQKGEPVGRPAQQRRAAAAEAPAQTTLPEPQAAAEKAAAETAPAAPAVEQAAPSADGAASAPAAPRARRTRRRAGSDGIVTPAAAPAAEEGAPQAEPAAESVAQPQAETTAEAPTAEPTTRPSRTRNRNRRAEAGEASTEAAPAPREERAPREERAPREERAPREERGETAEAPAHEQGEAPARHEEAGEGRGRRGQQDRAQQQERQHERGQQDRRRDEGEGEEGGSRRSRRNRRGRDRDESQQSQQVGRSDRFRDRNERVRDRGGRRSAGPEFDDTEVTEDDVLLPVAGILDVLENYAFIRTSGYLPGPNDVYVPLTQVKKYGLRKGDAVVGAIRAPREGEENQSHSQGGRQGHGNRQKFNALVRVTSVNGKAPEEMKGRVEFTKLVPLYPSERLRLETDPKKIGPRVIDLVAPIGKGQRGLIVSPPKAGKTLILQSIANAITTNNPEVHLMMVLVDERPEEVTDMQRSVKGEVIASTFDRPADDHTTVAELAIERAKRLVEMGMDVVVLLDSMTRLGRAYNLAAPASGRILSGGVDSAALYPPKRFFGAARNIENGGSLTILATALVETGSKMDEVIFEEFKGTGNMELRLSRALADKRIFPAVDVNASGTRREENLLSPEEVKIMWRLRRVLSGLDTQQALELLTTKIRETSSNVEFLLQVQKTTLAGKGESDRH; via the coding sequence GTGACACAGACCACTGAGCTGAACCCAGCAGTGGAATCCTCCTCCGCGTCCGAGTCCAAGGGAATTGCCGGCCTCAAGCTCGCGCAGTTGCAGGCCTTGGCGTCCCAGCTGGGCATCACCGGTGGATCTCGCATGCGCAAGGGCGACCTCGTCGCAGCGATCACCGCGCACCAGAAGGGCGAGCCCGTGGGCCGCCCGGCCCAGCAGCGCCGCGCCGCTGCCGCCGAGGCACCCGCCCAGACCACGCTCCCCGAGCCCCAGGCCGCGGCCGAGAAGGCCGCGGCCGAGACGGCGCCGGCCGCCCCCGCCGTGGAGCAGGCCGCGCCGTCGGCCGACGGCGCGGCCTCAGCGCCCGCGGCTCCGCGCGCCCGCCGTACACGCCGCCGCGCCGGTAGCGACGGCATCGTGACTCCGGCCGCGGCGCCCGCCGCCGAGGAAGGCGCGCCGCAGGCCGAGCCCGCCGCAGAGTCCGTGGCGCAGCCGCAGGCCGAGACCACGGCAGAGGCGCCCACCGCCGAGCCGACGACGCGCCCGAGCCGTACCCGCAACCGCAACCGCCGCGCCGAGGCGGGCGAGGCCTCGACCGAGGCGGCCCCGGCCCCCCGCGAGGAGCGCGCGCCCCGTGAGGAGCGCGCCCCCCGTGAGGAGCGCGCGCCTCGTGAGGAGCGCGGCGAGACCGCCGAGGCCCCTGCGCACGAGCAGGGCGAGGCGCCCGCCCGCCACGAAGAAGCAGGCGAAGGCCGTGGCCGCCGTGGCCAGCAGGACCGGGCGCAGCAGCAGGAGCGCCAGCACGAGCGCGGCCAGCAGGACCGCCGCCGCGACGAGGGCGAGGGCGAGGAGGGCGGCTCGCGCCGTTCGCGCCGCAACCGCCGTGGCCGCGACCGCGACGAGTCTCAGCAGTCGCAGCAGGTCGGCCGCAGCGACCGCTTCCGCGACCGCAACGAGCGCGTGCGCGACCGGGGCGGGCGCCGCAGCGCGGGCCCCGAGTTCGACGACACCGAGGTGACCGAGGACGACGTCCTGCTCCCCGTGGCCGGCATCCTTGATGTCCTCGAGAACTACGCATTCATCCGCACCTCCGGCTACCTCCCGGGCCCGAACGACGTCTACGTCCCGCTCACCCAGGTCAAGAAGTACGGCCTGCGCAAGGGTGACGCCGTGGTCGGCGCGATCCGCGCCCCCCGCGAGGGCGAGGAGAACCAGAGCCACAGCCAGGGCGGTCGCCAGGGCCACGGCAACCGCCAGAAGTTCAACGCCCTCGTGCGTGTCACGAGCGTGAACGGCAAGGCCCCCGAGGAGATGAAGGGCCGCGTCGAGTTCACCAAGCTCGTGCCGCTCTACCCCTCCGAGCGCCTCCGGCTCGAGACGGACCCGAAGAAGATCGGCCCCCGCGTGATCGACCTCGTGGCCCCGATCGGCAAGGGCCAGCGCGGCCTCATCGTCTCCCCGCCGAAGGCCGGCAAGACGCTCATCCTGCAGTCCATCGCGAACGCGATCACCACGAACAACCCCGAGGTGCACCTCATGATGGTGCTCGTGGACGAGCGCCCCGAAGAGGTCACGGACATGCAGCGCTCGGTCAAGGGCGAGGTCATCGCCTCGACCTTCGACCGCCCGGCTGACGACCACACGACCGTCGCGGAGCTCGCCATCGAGCGCGCCAAGCGCCTCGTGGAGATGGGCATGGACGTCGTCGTGCTCCTGGACTCGATGACCCGTCTTGGCCGCGCGTACAACCTCGCCGCCCCCGCATCGGGACGAATCCTCTCGGGCGGCGTCGACTCGGCCGCGCTCTACCCGCCGAAGCGCTTCTTCGGCGCGGCGCGCAACATCGAGAACGGCGGCTCCCTGACGATCCTCGCCACGGCGCTCGTCGAGACCGGCTCCAAGATGGACGAGGTCATCTTCGAGGAGTTCAAGGGCACGGGCAACATGGAGCTCCGCCTCTCCCGCGCGCTGGCCGACAAGCGCATCTTCCCGGCCGTGGACGTCAACGCGTCCGGCACGCGCCGCGAGGAGAACCTGCTCTCGCCTGAAGAGGTCAAGATCATGTGGCGTCTGCGCCGGGTGCTCTCGGGCCTCGACACGCAGCAGGCCCTCGAGCTGCTGACCACGAAGATCCGGGAGACGAGCTCGAACGTCGAGTTCCTCCTCCAGGTGCAGAAGACGACCCTCGCCGGCAAGGGCGAGAGCGACAGGCACTAG
- the thrB gene encoding homoserine kinase yields the protein MTAVSEPRSDAGLRLVTPGQRVTVRVPATSANLGPGYDSLGLALALYDTVTVETTDDGALSFDLSGEGADTLPRDETHLVVRTLDAALARLGYARSGLKLTAENVSPHGRGLGSSASATVAAVLAAAALVDSVDRPGRAWVLQLCSEIEGHPDNVAPAIFGSLALSWQDGDAFRTAVADVAPTVVPIVAIPDFELSTELARSLLPSSIPHGAAAANAGRAALLVHALTKDPSLLLPATEDYLHQSYRSSAMEPSARLIEQLRAEGHAAVVSGAGPTVLALADGAAEADEVQAAVERFAHQGADEADDRRGEPGLADGPATRWRVLRLAVDREGARVDLHPR from the coding sequence ATGACCGCAGTCAGCGAGCCGCGTTCGGATGCGGGCCTGAGGCTCGTCACGCCCGGGCAGCGGGTGACCGTCCGGGTCCCCGCGACGAGCGCCAACCTCGGCCCGGGCTACGACAGCCTGGGCCTGGCCCTCGCGCTCTACGACACCGTCACGGTCGAGACGACGGACGACGGCGCGCTCTCGTTCGACCTCTCGGGCGAGGGTGCCGACACGCTGCCGCGTGACGAGACGCACCTCGTGGTCCGCACGCTCGACGCCGCGCTGGCCCGCCTCGGCTACGCCCGCTCGGGGCTGAAGCTGACCGCGGAGAACGTGAGCCCGCACGGTCGGGGCCTCGGCTCCTCCGCGTCCGCGACCGTCGCCGCCGTCCTCGCGGCGGCGGCGCTCGTGGACTCCGTGGACCGCCCGGGCCGCGCGTGGGTGCTGCAGCTCTGCAGCGAGATCGAGGGCCATCCGGACAACGTGGCCCCCGCGATCTTCGGCTCTCTGGCCCTCTCCTGGCAGGACGGCGACGCGTTCCGTACCGCGGTGGCCGACGTCGCGCCGACCGTGGTGCCGATCGTGGCGATCCCGGACTTCGAGCTCTCGACCGAGCTCGCGCGCTCGCTCCTGCCCTCCTCGATCCCGCACGGCGCCGCTGCCGCGAACGCCGGCCGCGCCGCGCTGCTCGTGCATGCCCTGACGAAGGACCCGTCGCTGCTCCTGCCCGCGACCGAGGACTACCTGCACCAGAGCTACCGCTCGAGCGCGATGGAGCCCAGCGCTCGGCTCATCGAGCAGCTCCGCGCCGAGGGCCACGCGGCCGTCGTGTCCGGTGCCGGCCCCACCGTCCTGGCCCTCGCCGACGGTGCGGCCGAGGCAGACGAGGTGCAGGCCGCCGTCGAGCGCTTTGCGCACCAGGGGGCGGACGAGGCCGACGACCGGAGGGGCGAGCCCGGGCTGGCCGACGGGCCCGCGACACGCTGGCGCGTCCTGCGGCTCGCCGTTGACCGTGAAGGTGCTAGAGTGGACCTACACCCGCGGTGA
- the thrC gene encoding threonine synthase — MAHQWRGVIREYADRLPVTESTRVITLGEGGTPLVHAQKLSELTGSTVYLKVEGMNPTGSFKDRGMTMAMTAAVAAGAKAVVCASTGNTSASAAAYATSAGLACAVLVPEGKIAMGKLSQAIAHGATLLQVDGNFDDCLEIARKLAETYPVFLVNSVNPARIQGQKTAAFEIVDALGDAPDIHVLPVGNAGNISAYWKGYKEYAEETTYAFGQDGAEGAGGGHAAAPRTLPAVSTKLPVMWGFQAAGAAPFVAGHPITHPETIATAIRIGNPASWDTAVAARDESGGLIDAVTDDEILSAHRWLSSKEGVFVEPGSAASVAGLIKMHASGKVPTGKTIVCTVTGHGLKDPQWALKTADGEDVQPVKVSNDVVGVAAALGLESRVS; from the coding sequence GTGGCCCACCAGTGGCGCGGAGTCATCCGCGAGTATGCAGACCGCCTGCCCGTGACCGAGTCCACGCGTGTCATCACGCTGGGCGAGGGCGGCACCCCGCTCGTGCACGCGCAGAAGCTCTCCGAGCTGACCGGCTCGACCGTCTACCTCAAGGTCGAGGGCATGAACCCGACCGGGTCCTTCAAGGACCGCGGCATGACGATGGCCATGACGGCCGCCGTCGCTGCGGGCGCCAAGGCGGTCGTGTGCGCCTCGACGGGCAACACGTCCGCGTCTGCCGCCGCCTACGCGACGTCCGCGGGGCTCGCGTGCGCGGTCCTCGTGCCAGAGGGCAAGATCGCGATGGGCAAGCTCAGCCAGGCGATCGCGCACGGCGCGACGCTGCTGCAGGTGGACGGCAACTTCGACGACTGCCTCGAGATCGCGCGCAAGCTCGCCGAGACCTACCCGGTGTTCCTCGTCAACTCGGTCAACCCGGCCCGCATCCAGGGCCAGAAGACCGCCGCATTCGAGATCGTCGACGCGCTCGGCGACGCGCCGGACATCCACGTGCTGCCGGTGGGCAACGCGGGCAACATCTCCGCGTACTGGAAGGGCTACAAGGAGTACGCGGAAGAGACCACCTACGCGTTCGGCCAGGACGGCGCGGAGGGTGCCGGAGGCGGCCATGCCGCCGCGCCCCGCACGCTGCCGGCCGTGTCCACGAAGCTGCCCGTGATGTGGGGCTTCCAGGCCGCCGGCGCGGCCCCGTTCGTCGCGGGCCACCCCATCACGCACCCTGAGACGATCGCGACGGCGATCCGGATCGGCAACCCCGCCTCGTGGGACACCGCGGTCGCGGCCCGCGACGAGTCCGGCGGCCTCATCGACGCCGTGACCGACGACGAGATCCTGTCCGCGCACCGCTGGCTGTCCTCGAAGGAGGGCGTGTTCGTCGAGCCCGGCTCGGCGGCCTCGGTCGCGGGCCTCATCAAGATGCACGCGTCCGGGAAGGTCCCCACGGGCAAGACGATCGTGTGCACCGTCACGGGCCACGGCCTCAAGGACCCGCAGTGGGCGCTCAAGACCGCTGACGGCGAGGACGTCCAGCCGGTCAAGGTGAGCAACGACGTCGTGGGCGTCGCCGCGGCGCTGGGGCTGGAGTCCCGCGTCTCATGA
- a CDS encoding homoserine dehydrogenase — MTETSQVTARQVGVEAGRVLKVALLGGGTVGSQVARILLDDAEPLAARAGARLELSGIAVRNVDAPRDVELPRELYTTDAEGLVAGADLVIELMGGIEPARTHILAALRHGASVVTGNKALLAQDGATLFDEADAHDAELNFEAAVAGAIPIIRPIRESLSGDRITRVLGIVNGTTNFILDAMDTTGAQFADVLAEAQRLGYAEADPTADVEGLDAAAKAAILASLAFHTRVSLDDVRCEGITKVSAADIVAAQDAGMTIKLLAIAELVSADKAEQSGNEGVSVRVHPTLLPRTHPLAAVHGAYNAVFVEAENAGSLMFYGAGAGGAPTASAIMGDVVTTARRIVAGSPGRTGTATRVLPLVGPEGITTSYSVGLEVADQPGVLSRVASVFAQHGVSIETMRQRIHGTESATAADAGAASRAELRFVTHRATEAALAATVADIKNLDVVESVTSVLRVEGV, encoded by the coding sequence ATGACCGAAACAAGTCAGGTGACTGCACGGCAGGTGGGCGTCGAGGCTGGGCGCGTGCTCAAGGTCGCGCTGCTGGGCGGCGGGACCGTCGGCTCCCAGGTGGCGCGCATCCTCCTCGACGATGCCGAGCCGCTCGCCGCGCGCGCTGGGGCACGCCTCGAGCTGTCCGGGATCGCCGTGCGCAACGTCGACGCCCCGCGCGACGTCGAGCTGCCGCGCGAGCTCTACACGACCGACGCCGAGGGCCTCGTGGCCGGCGCAGACCTCGTGATCGAGCTCATGGGCGGGATCGAGCCCGCGCGCACCCACATCCTCGCGGCGCTGCGCCACGGGGCCTCCGTGGTCACCGGCAACAAGGCACTCCTCGCGCAGGACGGCGCGACGCTGTTCGACGAGGCCGACGCGCACGACGCGGAGCTGAACTTCGAGGCCGCCGTCGCCGGCGCGATCCCGATCATCCGGCCGATCCGCGAGAGCCTCTCGGGCGACCGCATCACCCGCGTCCTCGGGATCGTCAACGGGACCACGAACTTCATCCTCGACGCGATGGACACGACGGGCGCGCAGTTCGCGGACGTCCTCGCCGAAGCGCAGCGCCTCGGCTACGCGGAGGCCGACCCGACGGCGGACGTCGAGGGGCTCGACGCCGCGGCGAAGGCCGCGATCCTGGCTTCCCTCGCGTTCCACACCCGCGTGTCGCTGGACGACGTGCGCTGCGAGGGAATCACGAAGGTCAGCGCGGCGGACATCGTGGCGGCCCAGGACGCCGGCATGACGATCAAGCTGCTCGCGATCGCGGAGCTGGTCAGTGCGGACAAGGCAGAGCAGAGTGGGAACGAGGGCGTGAGCGTGCGCGTGCACCCGACCCTCCTGCCCCGCACCCACCCGCTCGCGGCCGTGCACGGCGCGTACAACGCCGTCTTCGTCGAGGCCGAGAACGCTGGCTCGCTGATGTTCTACGGCGCTGGAGCGGGCGGCGCCCCCACGGCGTCGGCGATCATGGGCGACGTCGTCACGACCGCTCGCCGCATCGTCGCCGGGTCTCCGGGACGCACCGGGACGGCCACGCGGGTCCTGCCGCTCGTGGGTCCCGAGGGGATCACGACAAGCTACAGCGTCGGCCTCGAGGTCGCGGACCAGCCCGGCGTGCTCTCCCGCGTCGCGTCGGTGTTCGCCCAGCACGGCGTCTCGATCGAGACGATGCGCCAGCGCATCCACGGAACCGAGTCGGCCACTGCGGCGGATGCGGGCGCAGCCTCGCGGGCCGAGCTCCGCTTCGTGACACACCGGGCCACCGAGGCCGCCCTTGCGGCCACCGTGGCCGACATCAAGAACCTGGACGTCGTCGAATCCGTGACGAGTGTCCTGCGAGTCGAAGGAGTCTAG
- the prfA gene encoding peptide chain release factor 1 — MFESVHGLLDEHAELQKRLSDPAVYQDQALARKLGRRSAELNGIVEAYNRWKQLGDDLEAAREMAAEDPDFAAEVPDLEAGHEQAQEKLRRLLIPRDPNDARNVILEVKGGEGGDEAALFAADLTRMYTRYAESKGWKTEVLSSTESDLGGYKDIQIAIKGSSNDPAEGVFAHLKYEGGVHRVQRVPVTESQGRIHTSAAGVLVFPEVDEPEEIEIGANDLKIDVYRSSGPGGQSVNTTDSAVRITHLPTGIVVAMQNEKSQLQNREAAMRVLRSRLLAHQQEQIDAENAEARKSQVRTMDRSERIRTYNYPENRIADHRTGYKAYNLDAVMDGDLGPVIQSCIDMDEQHRLEAIGE; from the coding sequence ATGTTCGAGTCCGTGCACGGGCTTCTGGACGAGCACGCCGAGCTCCAGAAGCGCCTCAGCGACCCCGCGGTCTACCAGGACCAGGCGCTCGCGCGGAAGCTCGGCCGGCGCTCCGCTGAGCTCAACGGCATCGTCGAGGCCTACAACCGCTGGAAGCAGCTCGGCGACGACCTCGAGGCCGCCCGCGAGATGGCCGCGGAGGACCCCGACTTCGCTGCCGAGGTCCCGGACCTCGAGGCGGGCCACGAGCAGGCGCAGGAGAAGCTGCGCCGGCTCCTCATCCCGCGCGACCCCAACGACGCCCGCAACGTGATCCTCGAGGTCAAGGGCGGCGAGGGCGGCGACGAGGCAGCCCTGTTCGCGGCGGACCTGACCCGCATGTACACCAGGTATGCGGAGTCTAAGGGCTGGAAGACCGAGGTGCTCTCCTCGACCGAGTCGGACCTCGGCGGCTACAAGGACATCCAGATCGCGATCAAGGGCTCGTCCAATGACCCCGCGGAGGGCGTGTTCGCGCACCTGAAGTACGAGGGCGGCGTGCACCGCGTCCAGCGCGTGCCGGTCACTGAGTCCCAGGGGCGCATCCACACGTCCGCGGCCGGCGTCCTCGTGTTCCCCGAGGTCGACGAACCCGAGGAGATCGAGATCGGCGCCAACGACCTCAAGATCGACGTGTACCGCTCCTCGGGCCCGGGCGGGCAGAGCGTCAACACGACCGACTCGGCCGTGCGCATCACCCACCTGCCCACCGGCATCGTCGTGGCGATGCAGAACGAGAAGTCCCAGCTGCAGAACCGCGAGGCCGCGATGCGCGTCCTCCGCTCGCGCCTCCTCGCGCACCAGCAGGAGCAGATCGACGCGGAGAACGCCGAGGCCCGCAAGTCCCAGGTCCGCACGATGGACCGCTCCGAGCGCATCCGCACGTACAACTATCCGGAGAACCGCATCGCGGACCACCGCACCGGGTACAAGGCCTACAACCTCGACGCGGTCATGGACGGGGACCTCGGACCCGTGATCCAGTCCTGCATCGACATGGACGAGCAGCACCGCCTCGAGGCCATCGGGGAGTGA
- a CDS encoding L-threonylcarbamoyladenylate synthase produces the protein MTTATYNCTDPQQRAEGLAHAQRAIAQKQCVVMPTDTVYGIAADAFSAQAVATLLAAKGRGRSMPPPVLIPRLQTMDGLATEIPADGRALAEKFWPGPLTLILHAQPSLTWDLGETKGTVALRIPDDELAQALLTITGPLAVSSANRTGHAAAQTAAEAREQLAESVEVYLEEGFRPVDGGGPGGAAGLPSTIVDCTGERPRIVRQGALSLEAIREVAPGVLGLGEEPEAPERPADAGVPEAAGDPEPASSDASPEA, from the coding sequence GTGACGACCGCGACCTACAACTGCACCGATCCACAACAGCGCGCCGAGGGCCTCGCCCATGCCCAGCGCGCGATCGCCCAGAAGCAGTGCGTCGTGATGCCTACCGACACGGTCTACGGCATCGCGGCGGACGCCTTCTCGGCGCAGGCCGTCGCGACGCTGCTGGCCGCCAAGGGCCGCGGACGCTCCATGCCGCCGCCCGTGCTCATCCCGCGCCTGCAGACCATGGACGGGCTCGCGACCGAGATACCGGCGGACGGCCGCGCGCTCGCGGAGAAGTTCTGGCCGGGCCCGCTCACGCTCATCCTCCATGCCCAGCCGTCCCTCACGTGGGACCTGGGGGAGACGAAGGGCACGGTGGCCCTGCGCATCCCCGACGACGAGCTGGCCCAGGCGCTCCTGACCATCACCGGCCCGCTGGCTGTCTCGAGCGCCAACCGGACGGGCCACGCCGCGGCCCAGACCGCCGCCGAGGCCCGCGAGCAGCTCGCCGAGAGCGTCGAGGTGTACCTCGAGGAGGGCTTCCGACCGGTGGACGGCGGAGGGCCGGGCGGGGCGGCAGGGCTCCCGTCCACAATCGTCGACTGCACGGGGGAACGGCCGCGCATTGTGCGCCAGGGCGCGCTGAGCCTCGAGGCGATCCGCGAGGTCGCCCCGGGCGTGCTGGGCCTCGGCGAGGAGCCGGAGGCGCCGGAGAGGCCCGCGGACGCGGGCGTGCCCGAAGCGGCGGGGGACCCCGAACCGGCGTCGTCGGACGCCTCGCCCGAGGCGTAG